A DNA window from Chlamydia felis Fe/C-56 contains the following coding sequences:
- a CDS encoding SpoIID/LytB domain-containing protein gives MKILKCILLGLSFSMSVAGYTEVKVSDTFMVQPIVSEPKIRVLLLKECTTALVEAKGPYRLYGDNVLLQQSPQGLRCAAHALYGGVRWGENFPGIQCLKIEPIDDSASLFVNGLQYKGALYIHKTDKHCIVVTNELTVEEYLKSILSTKYLRELDKEALSACVILERTALYERLLAKNPQNFWHVTGDEDNYSGYGATRQFYGVEDAVDWTARLVVDNPEGLIIDADGLLKANVDRLAIEGYNARQILEKFYKDADFVVIESWSEETHEIS, from the coding sequence GTGAAGATATTGAAGTGCATCCTTTTAGGACTTTCCTTCAGTATGAGTGTGGCCGGATACACAGAAGTTAAGGTTTCTGATACTTTTATGGTTCAACCTATTGTTTCCGAACCTAAAATTCGTGTTCTTCTTCTGAAAGAATGTACGACAGCTTTGGTAGAAGCTAAAGGCCCTTATCGTCTCTATGGTGATAATGTATTGTTACAGCAATCGCCTCAAGGTTTGCGTTGTGCAGCACACGCTCTTTATGGTGGAGTTCGCTGGGGAGAAAATTTTCCTGGGATTCAGTGTTTGAAAATAGAACCCATCGATGATTCTGCATCTTTATTTGTGAATGGCCTCCAATATAAGGGAGCTCTGTACATTCATAAGACGGATAAACATTGTATTGTTGTAACTAACGAACTGACTGTTGAAGAGTATCTCAAATCTATTCTCTCTACAAAATACCTCAGAGAGTTAGATAAAGAAGCTTTGTCTGCCTGTGTAATTTTAGAAAGAACAGCTTTATATGAAAGGCTTCTGGCTAAAAATCCTCAAAACTTCTGGCACGTTACAGGAGATGAAGATAATTACTCGGGCTATGGAGCCACTAGACAATTCTATGGTGTTGAAGATGCTGTAGATTGGACTGCTCGATTGGTCGTTGATAATCCCGAAGGATTAATCATTGATGCTGATGGTTTGCTTAAAGCTAATGTAGATCGTCTTGCTATCGAGGGGTATAACGCGCGCCAAATCCTAGAAAAATTCTATAAAGATGCTGATTTCGTTGTTATAGAGTCCTGGAGTGAAGAAACTCATGAAATTAGTTAG